A genomic stretch from Sphingobacterium sp. ML3W includes:
- a CDS encoding TetR/AcrR family transcriptional regulator, which yields MPRNKEFDYFEKLEIVRNLFWEKGYHATSMNDIVDALELNRSSIYNTYGNKHTLFLKCLENYAKMKTAQYKKATSYDGSSFEILGHTVHDVMHQTIQDKKACLIIRTIFELGDSDPLVNHLITTNAKVLEEIFRTLIEKSIVENDIKHNILPEVAARCILSSFSGFYRHYIVSGKKAEVEQMIDFMLSSMRA from the coding sequence ATGCCAAGAAATAAAGAGTTTGATTACTTCGAAAAATTGGAAATAGTGCGTAACCTATTTTGGGAAAAAGGTTATCATGCAACTTCCATGAATGATATTGTAGATGCTTTAGAGCTTAACAGAAGCAGTATTTATAATACCTATGGAAATAAACATACCCTTTTCCTGAAATGTTTGGAGAATTACGCCAAAATGAAAACAGCACAATATAAGAAGGCTACTTCGTATGACGGGTCATCGTTTGAAATACTTGGCCATACCGTCCACGATGTTATGCATCAGACAATTCAGGACAAAAAAGCCTGCCTTATTATCCGTACTATCTTTGAGCTGGGAGACAGCGATCCACTTGTGAACCATCTGATTACCACTAATGCAAAGGTGCTTGAAGAAATATTCAGAACGCTTATAGAAAAATCTATAGTAGAAAATGATATTAAGCATAATATCCTACCCGAAGTGGCAGCCAGATGCATTCTTTCTTCTTTTAGTGGATTTTATAGGCATTATATCGTTTCTGGAAAAAAAGCAGAAGTAGAACAGATGATCGATTTTATGTTAAGCTCAATGCGGGCATAA
- a CDS encoding nuclear transport factor 2 family protein produces MSENRQKQVVQAYFKKVDSREFDAGYYNLFTEDVELYFPKFGFGYGKEGLRKFGVKMSGFLESLRHDIENFTYIQSENLIVVEGSENGTLLDGRSWPDNQNSFGKFCNVFEFNGDLIKRIHIYADPDVASEDKLGIARLSGNNMDINVKSIEEVTKEVVNTFYHLLRSGNTEKIADLFADEVDWDLPGNKEKFEWIGKRKNKKEISEFFQQLKRNIRSEEFNIDFIALEGENAVGVGSLSSTILGYNKVFSSEITNIFKVRNGKIIKYHFMEDSYKLDREMN; encoded by the coding sequence ATGTCAGAAAATAGACAAAAACAGGTCGTACAGGCCTATTTCAAAAAGGTAGATTCACGAGAATTTGATGCGGGATATTATAATCTATTTACGGAAGATGTAGAACTATACTTTCCAAAATTTGGCTTTGGTTATGGTAAAGAAGGCCTCAGAAAATTCGGTGTAAAGATGTCAGGCTTTTTAGAATCCCTCCGCCACGATATTGAAAATTTCACCTATATTCAATCCGAAAATTTAATTGTAGTTGAAGGAAGTGAAAATGGAACTTTATTGGATGGTCGATCATGGCCTGATAACCAAAATTCATTCGGAAAATTTTGTAACGTCTTTGAATTCAACGGAGATTTGATCAAAAGGATTCATATATATGCAGATCCAGATGTAGCATCAGAAGATAAGTTGGGGATAGCCAGATTAAGCGGCAACAACATGGATATTAACGTAAAATCAATTGAAGAGGTCACAAAAGAAGTCGTAAATACTTTCTACCATTTACTTCGCAGTGGTAACACGGAAAAAATTGCGGACCTTTTCGCAGACGAGGTGGACTGGGATTTACCTGGTAATAAGGAGAAATTTGAATGGATAGGAAAAAGAAAAAACAAAAAGGAGATTTCAGAATTCTTTCAGCAATTGAAACGAAATATAAGATCGGAAGAATTTAATATTGACTTTATTGCTTTAGAAGGAGAAAATGCAGTTGGGGTGGGTAGTCTATCTTCAACTATCCTTGGGTATAATAAAGTATTCAGTTCAGAAATCACGAATATTTTTAAAGTACGCAATGGTAAAATTATAAAATATCATTTTATGGAGGATAGCTATAAATTGGATAGGGAGATGAACTGA
- a CDS encoding YegP family protein, with protein MGKFVVKTAKDGQYYFNLKADNGQTILSSEMYTTKGACTNGIDSVKTNAPNDGRYEKKTSSNGKYFFNLKASNGQVIGSSEMYESTGSRDSGINSVKNNAPNASVVEE; from the coding sequence ATGGGAAAATTTGTTGTTAAAACTGCCAAAGACGGACAGTATTATTTTAATTTGAAAGCGGATAATGGTCAGACCATTCTTTCCAGCGAAATGTATACGACTAAAGGAGCGTGTACAAATGGTATTGATTCAGTAAAAACAAATGCTCCAAATGATGGACGTTATGAGAAGAAAACTTCATCCAATGGCAAGTACTTTTTTAATCTGAAAGCGAGCAACGGCCAGGTAATCGGCAGTAGCGAGATGTACGAATCAACCGGAAGTAGGGATAGTGGTATTAATTCCGTTAAAAACAATGCCCCAAATGCATCTGTGGTTGAGGAGTAA
- a CDS encoding HAMP domain-containing sensor histidine kinase, producing the protein MMAIYCDIIVINFASISNIQKVRERLDIELEYSKNRDIILMSLAHDLQNPLCSVLILSQFLKYKVSSYKLNEIAGQIVDASLRMKNMIGDILDFNRMKLGSAAVLNCEYVRVEQLIEEIISEFSSDNPRLLIKNIKTVPPIVCDRSKIGRAFSNLIGNSYKYRKKGGSIEISSFIDNITMFLLLRMK; encoded by the coding sequence ATGATGGCGATTTATTGCGATATTATCGTTATAAATTTTGCCTCGATTTCTAATATTCAGAAGGTTAGGGAGCGCTTGGATATCGAATTGGAATATTCCAAAAACAGAGATATCATTTTGATGTCCCTGGCCCATGACCTTCAAAATCCACTTTGTTCCGTTCTCATATTATCACAATTTTTAAAATATAAAGTGTCCAGCTACAAATTAAATGAAATAGCGGGTCAGATAGTCGATGCTTCATTAAGAATGAAAAATATGATAGGTGATATACTCGATTTCAATAGGATGAAACTGGGAAGTGCTGCTGTATTGAATTGTGAATATGTTCGTGTGGAACAATTAATAGAGGAGATTATTAGTGAGTTCAGCTCAGATAACCCAAGGCTTTTAATTAAAAATATTAAAACCGTACCCCCAATCGTATGTGACAGGAGCAAGATAGGTAGGGCATTTTCCAATTTAATTGGCAATTCTTATAAGTATCGTAAGAAGGGGGGAAGCATTGAGATTTCTTCATTTATAGACAATATAACTATGTTTTTACTATTGAGAATGAAGTAG
- a CDS encoding FAD-dependent monooxygenase, with the protein MLVSGASIAGPTLAFWLQRFGFDVTVIERADELRLGGQNIDVREEAQQIVQLMGLENKIRQANTGELGVRFVNKNNQIIGSFPKRNSGFGTAELEILRGDLAKILHEATSDNVDYIFGDQITALADKEDMVTVTFKNGPQRSFDLVIAADGIRSTTLTLMFGNEPVIKYIGVYCSYLTIPRIESDTKWAYWYNAPGSRVINIRPDNEDTTRTSFSFLSPDSGYEKLSLAEQKEIIRQKFADAGWQAPRILTALEESKDVYLDRISQVKAPRWTKGRYAMVGDAAYCPTPMTGMGTSLSIIGAYILAGELSRHNCHKEAFAAYEKLLRPYVEEIQNLPPGVPWIAHPKTKFGIGLFNTVLRVASSKIANKVSKLFTGKKEKIKKDRIQLPIYK; encoded by the coding sequence ATCCTCGTTTCCGGTGCAAGTATCGCTGGTCCCACCCTGGCATTTTGGCTACAGCGATTTGGTTTTGATGTAACGGTTATCGAACGTGCAGATGAATTAAGGTTGGGTGGTCAAAATATAGATGTTCGGGAAGAGGCACAGCAGATAGTCCAGTTGATGGGATTGGAAAACAAGATCCGCCAGGCCAATACCGGGGAACTGGGTGTTCGCTTTGTTAATAAAAACAATCAGATCATAGGATCTTTTCCGAAAAGGAATTCAGGGTTCGGAACAGCTGAACTGGAAATTCTGCGTGGCGATCTTGCAAAAATTCTCCATGAAGCCACATCCGACAACGTTGATTATATTTTTGGCGATCAGATCACAGCTCTAGCAGATAAAGAAGATATGGTTACCGTCACCTTTAAAAATGGTCCCCAACGTTCCTTTGATCTTGTCATTGCAGCAGATGGCATCCGTTCCACAACGCTCACCTTAATGTTCGGAAATGAACCGGTGATAAAATATATTGGTGTCTATTGTTCATATCTGACCATTCCCCGTATTGAATCGGATACAAAATGGGCTTATTGGTACAATGCGCCTGGATCAAGAGTGATTAACATACGACCTGACAATGAGGACACTACCAGAACTTCATTTTCCTTTCTGTCACCGGATAGTGGATATGAAAAACTCAGTTTAGCAGAGCAAAAAGAAATTATTAGACAAAAGTTTGCAGATGCTGGCTGGCAGGCTCCACGTATACTTACTGCACTGGAAGAAAGCAAAGATGTGTACCTGGACAGAATCAGCCAGGTAAAAGCTCCCAGATGGACCAAGGGAAGATATGCCATGGTGGGAGATGCTGCTTATTGCCCCACCCCTATGACCGGAATGGGCACAAGTCTCTCGATTATTGGCGCTTATATTTTGGCAGGTGAACTGTCCAGACATAACTGTCATAAAGAAGCATTCGCCGCTTATGAAAAATTATTACGTCCGTATGTTGAAGAAATTCAAAACCTACCTCCGGGTGTGCCTTGGATCGCACATCCAAAAACAAAATTCGGTATCGGACTATTTAATACTGTCCTAAGAGTTGCCTCCAGCAAAATAGCTAATAAGGTTTCAAAACTCTTTACGGGCAAAAAAGAAAAAATAAAAAAAGATAGGATTCAACTACCCATCTATAAGTAA
- a CDS encoding aldo/keto reductase: MEKRKLGKSGLEVSALGFGCMGLNFLDGKGIEKNEALALLRNAVERGIMFFDTAEAYGPYTNEEIVGEALQSCRKDVVIATKFGFKDALPTAGLDSRPKTIRAVAEASLKRLRTDYIDLFYQHRVDPHVPIEDVAGTVKDLIQEGKVKHFGLSEASSKTIRKAHSIQPVAALQSEYSLFWREPENDTLQTLEELGIGFVPFSPLGKGFLTGTIKKKLEDIDRRNVLPRFSEKNIEANQILVNVLSEIAKEKDITTGQLALAWLLAQKPWIVPIPGTTKLHRLKENIGSTNILLTTDELSKINTSVNGISIQGDRYPEILDKQIDK, encoded by the coding sequence ATGGAAAAAAGAAAATTAGGAAAGAGCGGATTAGAAGTGTCTGCGTTAGGTTTTGGCTGTATGGGCTTAAACTTTTTAGACGGTAAAGGAATTGAGAAAAATGAAGCTTTAGCACTACTTCGCAATGCAGTTGAAAGAGGTATAATGTTTTTCGATACCGCAGAAGCCTATGGACCTTATACCAATGAAGAAATTGTTGGAGAAGCGCTCCAGTCATGTCGTAAAGACGTTGTAATCGCCACAAAATTTGGTTTTAAAGACGCCCTACCGACAGCAGGCTTAGACAGTAGGCCCAAAACTATCAGAGCTGTAGCCGAAGCTTCGTTGAAAAGACTAAGAACTGACTATATTGATCTGTTCTATCAGCACCGTGTCGACCCTCATGTTCCGATAGAAGATGTGGCGGGAACAGTAAAAGACCTGATCCAGGAGGGTAAAGTAAAACATTTTGGCCTGTCGGAAGCAAGTTCAAAAACGATCCGAAAAGCACATTCGATTCAACCTGTAGCAGCTTTGCAAAGTGAATACTCTTTATTTTGGCGCGAACCCGAAAATGACACATTACAAACATTGGAAGAGCTGGGAATTGGTTTCGTTCCATTCAGTCCTTTAGGTAAAGGCTTCCTCACCGGTACCATAAAGAAAAAATTGGAGGATATCGACCGCAGAAATGTTCTTCCCCGTTTCAGTGAGAAAAATATTGAAGCCAATCAGATTCTGGTAAACGTACTTTCGGAAATCGCGAAAGAAAAAGATATTACAACGGGTCAATTAGCATTGGCTTGGCTCTTAGCTCAAAAGCCTTGGATAGTACCCATTCCAGGGACAACAAAATTGCATCGTTTAAAAGAAAACATTGGCAGTACAAATATTTTGCTGACTACAGATGAACTTTCAAAAATTAACACATCTGTAAATGGGATTTCAATCCAAGGTGACCGCTATCCCGAAATACTAGATAAACAAATAGACAAGTAA
- a CDS encoding helix-turn-helix transcriptional regulator codes for MNRQSNINHIKNISQLVRELGLPAPMHPLIALVDYRFVSPGRFPKGKKFLIDFYKISFKSAFKGTTKYGQGHYDFEEGGMAFMKPKQIVAAPETTENYEGFVLYFHADYIRNYPLGKLINKFGFFSYNVSEALLLSAKEKEIITNLFNTIANELENNIDKFSQDVLVSQIELLLNYSNRFYNRQFITRNAVNNDIITSLDNLLNSYFEEENSLQNGLPSVKYISRTLGLSQRYLSDMLHSLTGLNTQQYIQDTIIEVAKEKLSTTNLSVSEIAYALGFVHPQSFSKLFKTKTNFSPLEFRDSFNY; via the coding sequence ATGAATAGACAATCGAATATAAATCACATTAAAAACATATCGCAATTGGTACGGGAATTGGGTCTTCCCGCACCAATGCATCCATTGATTGCATTGGTTGATTACAGATTTGTTTCTCCGGGAAGGTTCCCAAAGGGAAAAAAATTTCTTATTGATTTCTACAAAATTTCTTTTAAATCTGCATTCAAAGGGACAACTAAATATGGTCAGGGACATTATGACTTTGAAGAAGGAGGAATGGCATTTATGAAACCTAAGCAAATTGTTGCCGCTCCTGAAACCACAGAAAACTATGAAGGTTTTGTCTTATATTTTCATGCAGATTATATCCGAAACTATCCATTGGGAAAACTAATAAATAAATTTGGATTTTTCTCCTATAATGTTTCAGAAGCCTTACTTCTGTCAGCTAAGGAAAAAGAAATCATAACAAATTTATTTAATACAATTGCCAACGAATTAGAAAATAATATCGACAAATTCTCCCAGGATGTTTTAGTTTCACAGATAGAATTACTTTTAAATTACAGCAATCGTTTTTACAACCGCCAATTCATTACAAGGAATGCCGTGAACAATGATATTATAACTTCTTTGGATAACCTACTAAACAGCTATTTTGAAGAAGAAAATAGCTTGCAAAATGGCTTGCCTTCAGTTAAATATATTAGTAGGACATTAGGGTTATCACAGCGTTATCTAAGTGATATGTTGCATTCACTGACAGGGCTGAACACCCAACAATATATCCAGGACACCATCATAGAAGTAGCTAAAGAAAAATTATCCACCACTAATTTATCTGTTTCTGAAATCGCTTATGCACTGGGATTTGTGCACCCCCAATCATTCAGTAAATTGTTTAAGACCAAAACTAATTTTTCGCCTCTAGAGTTCAGAGACTCCTTCAACTATTAG
- a CDS encoding alpha/beta hydrolase → MFNDELRGVANIYHSITPHDLAVISLMKEQFSTLKGKVEGPQTRAPFDQVMESIKSAKKVSYYEETINGVKGWWCIPNNDIDSRAILYFHGGAYNVGSSRAYRNFAGNIAERANLSLFIPDYRLAPENPYPAAVEDAQSAYIGLLNKGFKNISIMGDSAGGGLALVTMAKIAFQDDLLNPSSCTVFSPWTDLKLDSITMQSKAENDILLARASLERDAARYLNGISPYDPYVSPLYGSLYRLPPIQIHVGEAEILLGDSLRYTEKAIRNNTRVDLHIWEGMPHVFPSNLGKLDAAEEALNITASFILWQE, encoded by the coding sequence ATGTTTAATGATGAGCTTAGAGGTGTAGCGAATATCTATCATTCAATAACACCCCACGATTTAGCGGTTATTTCGTTAATGAAAGAACAGTTTTCGACACTTAAGGGCAAAGTTGAAGGTCCACAAACTAGAGCACCATTTGATCAGGTGATGGAATCCATTAAAAGTGCAAAGAAAGTTAGTTATTATGAAGAAACGATAAATGGAGTAAAGGGTTGGTGGTGTATTCCAAATAATGATATTGATTCAAGGGCGATTCTTTATTTTCATGGCGGAGCCTATAACGTAGGTTCTTCACGAGCATATAGAAATTTTGCAGGAAATATTGCAGAAAGAGCAAATTTATCGCTATTTATTCCTGATTATCGCCTGGCGCCAGAAAACCCATATCCAGCTGCAGTTGAAGATGCTCAATCAGCTTATATCGGTTTATTAAATAAAGGCTTTAAAAATATATCTATAATGGGCGACTCTGCGGGCGGGGGATTAGCTTTAGTGACGATGGCAAAAATAGCCTTTCAAGATGATTTATTAAATCCGTCTTCGTGCACTGTATTTTCTCCTTGGACTGACTTGAAATTAGATTCTATAACGATGCAATCTAAGGCTGAAAATGATATACTTTTAGCAAGGGCCAGTCTAGAAAGAGATGCTGCTAGATATTTAAACGGAATATCACCTTATGATCCATACGTATCACCACTATATGGATCTTTATATAGGCTGCCTCCGATTCAAATCCATGTGGGTGAGGCTGAGATTCTGTTAGGAGATTCTCTCCGATACACAGAAAAAGCAATTCGTAATAATACTAGAGTTGACTTACACATTTGGGAAGGAATGCCCCATGTATTCCCATCTAATTTGGGTAAATTGGATGCGGCTGAAGAGGCACTAAATATTACGGCATCATTTATACTATGGCAGGAATGA